Proteins encoded in a region of the Armatimonadota bacterium genome:
- the rpsC gene encoding 30S ribosomal protein S3 yields MGQKIHPIGFRVGIIRDWDSRWYSAKDYAKWVYEDYKIRRFLKKDLPKRRPELASAAISRVEIERAANRVEVTIFSARPGILIGRQGRGLEEIRQALVHLLDPTYRWRAARQKDARPNVEVHVHVQEVNEPDKDAQLVAENIAQQISRRVSYKRAMRQAILRTMRAGALGIKVRVAGRLAGAEMARSEVDKMGKIPLQTIRADVDYGFAEAPTTYGNIGVKVWIYRGDILPGQKVEEESREVTPVVPQEGERPAGRRRRGRRGGRRQRGNVDAETS; encoded by the coding sequence TTGGGACAGAAGATTCATCCAATCGGTTTTCGCGTGGGTATTATCCGCGACTGGGACAGTCGCTGGTACTCGGCGAAGGACTACGCAAAATGGGTATATGAGGATTACAAGATACGTCGCTTCTTGAAAAAGGACTTGCCCAAGCGTCGTCCGGAACTGGCTTCGGCAGCCATTTCGCGCGTGGAGATCGAGCGCGCAGCGAATCGGGTCGAAGTTACCATCTTCTCGGCGCGGCCGGGCATCCTGATTGGTCGGCAGGGACGAGGGTTGGAAGAGATACGCCAGGCACTGGTGCATCTGCTCGACCCGACGTACCGCTGGCGTGCGGCACGCCAGAAAGATGCTCGTCCGAACGTGGAGGTACACGTGCACGTGCAAGAGGTCAACGAGCCGGATAAGGATGCGCAGCTGGTGGCGGAGAACATTGCCCAGCAAATCTCGCGCCGTGTGTCGTACAAGCGCGCCATGCGGCAGGCTATCCTGCGCACCATGCGTGCAGGGGCACTGGGCATCAAGGTGCGTGTAGCAGGTCGCCTTGCTGGCGCGGAAATGGCGCGTTCCGAAGTGGATAAGATGGGCAAGATTCCTTTGCAGACCATACGAGCGGACGTGGATTACGGTTTTGCAGAAGCACCCACGACCTACGGCAACATCGGCGTGAAGGTGTGGATTTATCGCGGCGATATTCTGCCCGGACAGAAGGTGGAAGAAGAGAGCCGGGAAGTGACACCGGTAGTGCCACAGGAAGGCGAACGTCCCGCCGGACGCCGCCGCCGGGGTCGCCGGGGAGGAAGGAGGCAACGCGGCAATGTTGATGCCGAAACGAGTTAA
- the rplP gene encoding 50S ribosomal protein L16, with product MLMPKRVKYRRQHRGRRKGKASGATKLDFGEYGLQALESCWMTSNQIEAARIAMTRHVRRGGKIWIRVFPDKPYTKKPAETRMGSGKGAPAGWVAVVKPGRILFEMAGVPEDLAREAMRLASHKLPIATKFVTRRDFEGEYETVETRGTPQAEPAGAAAEAAAGNGEAVPTPTEQGNAEIE from the coding sequence ATGTTGATGCCGAAACGAGTTAAGTATCGCCGACAACATCGCGGGCGACGTAAGGGCAAGGCGTCGGGAGCCACCAAGCTGGATTTCGGCGAGTACGGGCTGCAGGCGCTGGAGTCCTGCTGGATGACCAGCAACCAGATTGAAGCCGCCCGTATCGCGATGACCCGTCACGTGCGCCGTGGCGGAAAAATCTGGATTCGCGTCTTTCCCGATAAGCCCTACACCAAAAAGCCCGCGGAGACCCGCATGGGCAGCGGCAAGGGCGCGCCAGCGGGATGGGTAGCAGTAGTGAAACCAGGACGTATTCTGTTCGAGATGGCTGGCGTGCCGGAAGATCTGGCACGCGAAGCGATGCGCCTGGCATCGCATAAACTACCGATTGCTACCAAATTCGTTACACGACGGGATTTCGAGGGAGAATATGAAACCGTTGAAACCAGAGGAACTCCGCAAGCTGAGCCTGCCGGAGCTGCAGCAGAGGCTGCAGCAGGAAATGGAGAGGCTGTTCCAACTCCGACAGAACAAGGCAATGCGGAAATTGAGTGA
- the rplV gene encoding 50S ribosomal protein L22, producing MAHAIAKYVRVSPRKARLLIEAIRGQYVPEAVAFLRFSPQRAARPILKVVQSAAANAAFLAERDGGTIDENALKIVHAVVDEGPRLKRYRPRAMGRAYPIIKPTCHIRVEVEEVPRPQPAGRRARHTDGGTAPKAPTSES from the coding sequence ATGGCACACGCAATAGCAAAATACGTGCGTGTATCGCCGCGTAAAGCGCGGTTGCTCATAGAGGCGATTCGGGGACAGTATGTACCCGAGGCCGTGGCGTTTCTGCGCTTTTCGCCGCAACGTGCCGCCCGTCCTATCCTGAAGGTAGTGCAATCGGCGGCAGCAAATGCAGCGTTCTTGGCGGAGCGCGACGGGGGGACCATCGACGAAAACGCGCTGAAAATCGTGCATGCTGTCGTGGACGAAGGTCCCCGCTTGAAGCGTTACCGCCCGCGCGCGATGGGACGTGCTTATCCCATCATCAAGCCCACCTGCCATATCAGGGTAGAGGTGGAGGAAGTACCGCGCCCACAGCCTGCGGGGCGACGAGCGCGACATACCGACGGCGGAACCGCGCCGAAAGCACCGACGAGCGAAAGCTAG